A genomic stretch from uncultured Pseudodesulfovibrio sp. includes:
- a CDS encoding DUF2238 domain-containing protein — MNEKGFFSRYFPHGLAGVFTLLWAILAINPVMRDVWWAENLPIIIIFLLLVVTFKVFRFSNLAYGLMACWLILHTIGGHYTFANVPFDFVTDFFDFERNHFDRLGHYSIGFYAFPIAELLTRKRLAKPVVVYLFSLFAIMALAAGYEIIEWWYAVMAGGDAGIEFLGSQGDIWDAQTDMLADTLGAVTTLILFRFSGIRANETALTKKQSI; from the coding sequence ATGAACGAGAAAGGCTTCTTCTCCCGTTATTTCCCGCACGGATTGGCCGGAGTCTTTACCCTGCTCTGGGCGATCCTCGCCATTAATCCAGTGATGCGCGATGTCTGGTGGGCTGAGAATCTGCCGATCATCATCATTTTTCTACTACTTGTCGTGACTTTCAAGGTCTTCCGGTTCTCGAACCTTGCATACGGACTCATGGCATGCTGGCTCATCCTGCACACCATTGGCGGACATTATACTTTTGCAAATGTCCCTTTTGATTTTGTCACGGACTTTTTCGATTTTGAGCGCAACCACTTTGACCGACTGGGACACTACTCCATCGGTTTCTATGCTTTCCCCATAGCAGAGCTCCTGACCCGCAAACGACTGGCAAAACCTGTCGTGGTCTATCTGTTCAGCCTGTTTGCCATCATGGCACTGGCCGCAGGATATGAGATCATTGAATGGTGGTACGCCGTGATGGCCGGCGGTGACGCAGGGATCGAATTTCTCGGTTCACAGGGTGACATTTGGGACGCCCAGACAGACATGCTCGCGGACACACTCGGTGCCGTGACCACGCTCATCCTCTTCCGATTTTCAGGAATCCGGGCTAACGAAACAGCACTCACAAAAAAACAGAGCATTTAA
- a CDS encoding pitrilysin family protein has protein sequence MFRTLLLLAGLTMIATGCQTTHMNKKQTTTLTPVQKTALSATAQDDTNIIKLKNGLTVLIKEDNRFPLVNVRLYVHAGSAYETPEIAGISHQLEHMVFKGTEKRGPGATALEIESVGGMLNAATSFDYTVYYVEVPENKWALGMDVVTDMAFNPIIDPVELESEKKVVLEELERGEDTPGSKLFKTLQSIIWKGSTYEWPIIGYRETVQSFTQEDIKEYIASHYQPQSMLLVVTGKVDPNQILAEAEKLLGSLENTRPFTPPATIAIPETGTGPQIVKMSGKWNKVYLGAAFPIPHGSSGKIAGLELLSQLMGGDDTSHLYRKFKYEEQLVDSISVSPLSLERGGMLYIHATLDAEKIEQFWSELMTEMATFDPANFTDREIERAKLNLEDSLFLTKETLSGLASKTGYFQFFENGEQAEKNYLFALSQVTRDEMKDVYDEFIRPDQLAVAVLVPEGNGVSAENLTVITNEKWPVKDALKGKAAVEQADAPTEMALPGGSKLVFLPDATLPYTAMSMYWSGGDGELTPEQQGLASLTATGLTRGTMHMTATEIQDFLSDHAASLGSTAGRNVFAVEAKFPTRFTDKILPLFSDTLTSPAFDETEVSRAKQDQIAGIKRSEDQPMGLAFRHLFPFLYKTGPYALLHQGTPEEVEAFTNEDIIRFWNRQSMQPFTLAVCGQYDQAAIEAFANKLAKTLTAQDKPYEFITPEWGTERETTMHLPDRKQSHILMLFPTPGKTDMKTSAEFEMLKTALSGQSGLLFRDLRDKQGLAYTVTSMFWQSKNTGFIALYIGTSPDKVDQSMAGFNTVLTDLAASPLPNEELERARNIIVGNYYQEHQSLLSRSRQAASLMARGFDRNYEEELIESTKAVTPEDIQSIVKEYMTQEKAYIMKVTP, from the coding sequence ATGTTCCGAACTTTATTATTGCTGGCCGGTCTGACCATGATCGCAACCGGCTGCCAAACAACACACATGAATAAAAAACAAACGACCACTCTCACACCTGTCCAGAAGACTGCCTTGTCCGCAACCGCACAAGACGACACGAACATCATCAAACTCAAAAATGGGTTGACCGTACTCATCAAGGAAGACAACCGCTTTCCCTTGGTCAATGTTCGTCTCTATGTTCATGCGGGAAGTGCCTATGAAACTCCTGAAATCGCCGGCATCAGCCACCAGCTTGAACACATGGTGTTCAAGGGGACTGAAAAACGCGGCCCCGGCGCAACTGCTCTTGAGATCGAATCAGTTGGCGGGATGCTCAATGCGGCCACGAGTTTCGACTATACCGTCTACTATGTGGAAGTGCCTGAGAACAAATGGGCGCTGGGTATGGATGTAGTGACTGACATGGCCTTTAATCCGATCATTGACCCGGTAGAGCTGGAAAGTGAAAAAAAGGTCGTTCTCGAAGAACTGGAGCGTGGAGAAGACACTCCCGGCAGCAAACTGTTCAAGACACTGCAGTCCATAATATGGAAAGGCTCGACCTATGAATGGCCTATCATCGGCTATCGTGAGACCGTCCAGTCCTTCACGCAGGAAGATATCAAGGAATATATCGCCAGCCATTACCAGCCGCAATCCATGCTTCTGGTCGTTACCGGCAAGGTAGACCCCAATCAGATTCTGGCCGAAGCAGAAAAGCTTCTCGGCTCCCTTGAAAACACCCGCCCCTTCACCCCGCCCGCAACCATTGCGATCCCGGAAACGGGTACTGGCCCTCAAATCGTCAAAATGAGTGGCAAGTGGAACAAGGTATACCTTGGCGCCGCATTTCCCATCCCGCACGGATCGTCCGGAAAAATTGCCGGTCTGGAACTGCTTTCACAGCTCATGGGCGGCGACGACACATCACATCTGTATCGGAAGTTCAAATACGAAGAGCAGTTGGTGGACAGTATTTCTGTTTCGCCTCTTTCCCTTGAACGTGGCGGCATGCTTTACATACACGCCACCCTTGATGCTGAAAAAATCGAGCAGTTCTGGTCCGAGCTTATGACCGAAATGGCCACATTTGACCCGGCCAATTTCACTGATCGAGAAATAGAACGTGCCAAGTTGAACCTTGAAGATTCCCTCTTCCTGACCAAGGAAACACTGTCAGGCCTTGCCAGCAAGACCGGATATTTTCAGTTCTTTGAAAACGGTGAGCAGGCCGAAAAAAACTACCTCTTCGCACTCAGCCAGGTCACACGCGACGAAATGAAAGACGTATATGATGAATTCATCCGTCCCGACCAGTTGGCCGTGGCCGTTCTGGTACCCGAGGGCAACGGCGTATCCGCAGAGAACCTGACGGTCATCACAAATGAGAAGTGGCCCGTAAAGGACGCTCTCAAGGGGAAGGCGGCTGTAGAACAGGCAGACGCCCCCACAGAAATGGCTCTCCCTGGTGGAAGCAAACTCGTGTTCCTGCCCGACGCGACCCTGCCTTATACCGCCATGAGCATGTACTGGAGCGGTGGCGACGGCGAATTGACACCCGAACAGCAGGGACTGGCTTCACTGACTGCCACAGGACTGACGCGTGGCACCATGCACATGACCGCCACCGAGATTCAGGATTTCCTGTCCGATCACGCGGCCAGCCTCGGTTCGACCGCAGGCCGGAACGTCTTTGCCGTTGAAGCCAAGTTCCCCACCCGATTCACCGATAAAATCCTACCGCTCTTCAGCGACACCCTGACCTCACCCGCTTTTGACGAGACCGAAGTCAGCAGGGCCAAACAGGACCAGATTGCAGGTATCAAACGCAGTGAAGACCAGCCCATGGGCCTCGCCTTCCGCCACCTCTTTCCCTTCCTGTACAAGACCGGCCCTTACGCGCTGTTGCACCAGGGGACACCCGAGGAAGTGGAAGCCTTCACCAATGAGGACATCATTCGCTTCTGGAACAGACAGTCCATGCAACCTTTCACTCTGGCTGTTTGCGGCCAGTATGACCAAGCTGCAATTGAGGCTTTTGCCAACAAGCTTGCCAAGACGCTGACCGCACAGGATAAACCGTACGAATTCATCACGCCTGAATGGGGTACCGAACGGGAAACCACCATGCACCTGCCGGACCGCAAGCAGTCACACATACTGATGCTCTTCCCAACCCCCGGCAAGACCGACATGAAGACATCAGCCGAGTTCGAAATGCTCAAGACGGCCCTGTCCGGCCAGTCCGGCTTACTATTCCGCGACCTGCGCGACAAGCAGGGTCTCGCCTACACGGTCACTTCCATGTTCTGGCAAAGCAAGAATACCGGCTTCATCGCCCTGTATATCGGCACCAGTCCTGACAAGGTCGATCAATCCATGGCCGGATTCAACACGGTACTCACCGACCTTGCTGCCAGTCCGCTCCCCAATGAAGAGTTGGAACGAGCCAGAAATATCATTGTCGGTAATTACTATCAGGAACACCAATCCCTGCTTTCCCGAAGCCGCCAGGCCGCCAGCCTCATGGCACGCGGATTTGACCGGAATTATGAAGAAGAGCTCATCGAATCCACAAAGGCTGTGACTCCTGAAGACATTCAGTCGATTGTCAAAGAATATATGACGCAGGAGAAAGCCTACATCATGAAGGTGACCCCATAA
- a CDS encoding succinate dehydrogenase/fumarate reductase cytochrome b subunit yields MSISYAPAGKSGKWDGALDWLQMLSGVSLILFMWCHMLLVSSVVISPNVMNAIAHFFEATGMAQVGGPLIFLVFLTHFVLAARKIPFRADGQKTIWQHARMMRHGDTWLWVVQVVSAMIILVMGSIHMWVILTDLPITAAKSAARIQSGFWAVFYLILLPLAELHVGIGLYRIGVKWGFVKDKERPKFKRSENMITLLFVGIGLVTLVRFLFLSIN; encoded by the coding sequence ATGTCCATCAGTTACGCACCAGCTGGTAAATCCGGCAAGTGGGATGGCGCATTGGATTGGCTGCAAATGCTGTCCGGCGTAAGTCTTATCTTGTTTATGTGGTGTCATATGCTCCTGGTTTCCAGTGTTGTTATCAGTCCGAACGTCATGAATGCTATCGCTCATTTTTTTGAGGCGACAGGTATGGCACAGGTTGGCGGCCCACTTATTTTTCTCGTTTTTCTGACGCACTTCGTGTTGGCCGCCCGGAAGATCCCGTTCCGTGCTGACGGTCAGAAAACCATCTGGCAGCACGCCCGGATGATGCGTCATGGTGATACCTGGCTGTGGGTAGTTCAGGTTGTTTCCGCCATGATTATTCTGGTCATGGGTTCAATTCATATGTGGGTGATTCTTACAGATTTGCCTATCACTGCCGCTAAATCCGCTGCCCGTATTCAGAGTGGATTCTGGGCTGTGTTCTATCTTATCCTCCTGCCCTTGGCAGAATTGCATGTCGGTATAGGGCTGTACCGTATCGGCGTTAAGTGGGGATTCGTGAAGGACAAGGAGCGTCCAAAATTCAAGCGTAGCGAAAACATGATTACTTTGCTCTTTGTCGGTATCGGACTGGTCACTTTGGTCCGCTTTCTGTTTTTGAGCATTAACTAG
- a CDS encoding fumarate reductase iron-sulfur subunit, translated as MSRLLKFNIFRYNPEDEQSTPHMQEFVLEETDSMTLFIALNRIREEQDSSLQFDFCCRAGICGSCGMVINGRPGLACHTKTKDLPGEITLLPLPVFKLVGDLSVDTGSWFREMYTKTESWIHTEKEFDPVALEERMDNKQAVDIYELERCVECGCCISACGTARLREDFMGAAALNRVARFLIDPRDNRTENDYYEIIGNDMGIFGCMGLLACEDVCPKHLPLQNQLGFLRRKMGITSLKRIFKK; from the coding sequence ATGTCCAGATTACTGAAATTCAATATATTCCGGTATAATCCCGAGGACGAGCAGTCGACGCCGCACATGCAGGAGTTCGTGCTGGAAGAAACCGATTCCATGACGCTGTTCATTGCGCTCAATCGAATTCGTGAAGAGCAGGATTCATCCTTGCAGTTCGATTTTTGCTGCCGTGCAGGTATCTGTGGCTCCTGCGGCATGGTCATCAATGGTCGTCCAGGTCTTGCCTGTCATACCAAAACCAAGGATCTGCCCGGTGAGATAACCTTGCTGCCGCTTCCAGTCTTCAAGCTGGTGGGTGATCTGTCCGTGGATACTGGTTCCTGGTTCCGTGAAATGTATACCAAGACCGAGTCCTGGATTCATACGGAGAAAGAGTTTGATCCTGTCGCTCTTGAGGAGCGCATGGATAATAAGCAGGCTGTTGATATCTACGAACTGGAACGTTGTGTGGAATGCGGTTGCTGCATTTCGGCATGCGGCACGGCGCGTCTGCGTGAGGATTTCATGGGGGCCGCTGCACTGAATCGTGTTGCCCGGTTCCTCATCGATCCGCGCGATAACCGCACTGAGAACGATTATTACGAAATCATCGGTAATGATATGGGGATCTTCGGCTGCATGGGCCTGCTGGCTTGCGAGGACGTTTGTCCCAAGCATCTGCCGTTGCAAAATCAGCTTGGCTTCCTCCGCAGGAAGATGGGTATTACTTCATTGAAGAGAATCTTCAAGAAATAG
- a CDS encoding fumarate hydratase has protein sequence MREIQAADIVEAVATMCIKANTELPQDVRNKLEQAMAEETSSSAKEVLRQLLENADLSMKTKLPLCQDCGLAVFYVEVGDDCKVVGGNLRDLINEGTRKGYDEGYLRKSACDPLSRANTGDGTPAIIHFDMVPGDKLKISYMAKGGGAENMSRVTMLSPAQGWEGIKKFVINRVAEAGPNPCPPTVIGIGIGGTFEHAAKIAKSSLLRKLDDTHSDPRVAEMEKELEEALNDLGIGPMGLGGKTTVLGVKITMEPCHLASLPLAVNVQCHSQRHEEVVL, from the coding sequence ATGAGAGAAATTCAGGCAGCGGACATTGTTGAAGCTGTGGCCACGATGTGCATCAAGGCCAACACGGAGCTTCCACAGGATGTTCGTAACAAATTAGAGCAGGCCATGGCTGAGGAGACCTCTTCTTCGGCCAAGGAAGTCCTGCGTCAGTTGCTGGAAAACGCGGACCTGTCCATGAAGACCAAGTTGCCTTTGTGTCAGGACTGCGGTCTGGCAGTTTTTTATGTTGAAGTGGGTGATGACTGTAAAGTCGTCGGCGGCAATCTGCGTGACCTCATTAATGAGGGAACACGCAAAGGATACGACGAAGGATACCTTCGCAAGTCAGCCTGTGATCCGCTGTCCCGTGCCAACACTGGTGACGGCACACCGGCGATCATACATTTTGACATGGTGCCCGGTGACAAACTGAAGATTTCCTATATGGCCAAGGGTGGTGGCGCCGAGAATATGTCTCGTGTCACCATGCTGTCTCCGGCACAGGGATGGGAAGGTATCAAGAAGTTTGTCATCAATCGTGTTGCGGAAGCTGGACCGAACCCGTGTCCGCCGACCGTCATCGGTATCGGTATCGGTGGGACTTTCGAGCACGCTGCCAAAATCGCGAAAAGTTCACTTTTGCGTAAACTGGATGATACGCATTCCGACCCGAGGGTCGCGGAAATGGAAAAAGAATTGGAAGAGGCTCTCAACGACCTCGGTATCGGTCCGATGGGGTTGGGTGGGAAAACCACCGTACTTGGTGTGAAAATCACTATGGAACCGTGTCATCTGGCGAGCCTGCCGCTGGCAGTCAATGTTCAATGTCACTCCCAGCGTCATGAGGAGGTTGTTCTGTAA
- a CDS encoding Fe-S-containing hydro-lyase translates to MAEYTLNTPLTDEDMMQLQAGDVVFLSGTIYSARDAAHKKLFELLDSGEDLPFDLEGSAIYYVGPSPAPPGRPIGSAGPTTSYRMDTYAPRLHSLGMKASIGKGKRSDEVKAAMQEYKGVYFGATGGAGALLSNSIVESTVIAFDELGPEAIRAMKVKDFPLLVINDCHGGELYVKPKLDSTE, encoded by the coding sequence ATGGCTGAATATACGTTGAATACTCCGTTGACGGATGAGGACATGATGCAGCTCCAGGCTGGTGATGTCGTCTTTTTGAGCGGGACAATTTATTCCGCACGAGATGCGGCTCATAAAAAATTGTTCGAGCTGCTGGATTCCGGCGAGGATCTGCCGTTTGATCTGGAAGGTTCCGCTATCTATTATGTCGGCCCTTCACCGGCTCCTCCGGGTCGTCCCATTGGTTCAGCAGGACCGACTACCAGCTATCGCATGGACACATATGCCCCGAGGCTGCATTCTCTTGGCATGAAGGCATCCATCGGCAAGGGAAAACGTTCTGACGAGGTCAAGGCGGCCATGCAGGAATACAAGGGCGTCTATTTCGGAGCCACTGGTGGAGCAGGAGCTTTACTGTCCAACTCCATTGTGGAATCCACGGTTATCGCTTTCGACGAACTTGGCCCCGAGGCTATCCGTGCCATGAAAGTGAAGGATTTTCCGTTGTTGGTCATTAACGACTGTCACGGCGGGGAATTGTATGTCAAACCCAAGCTTGACAGCACAGAGTAA
- a CDS encoding ABC transporter substrate-binding protein, which produces MHYIQLFLVCFLGFLFSFIPVAQAEQFLAMAAPYPPYSVSKGLQVKGISVTTLMTIMQRCGTPISNREIKLAPWAYAYECTARTPQRIILNALRTPKTEQLYKWVGPIATSKVVLIGRKKDKLFINTKSDLKGYRIATVRWSRPEKALLAGGMNPNELYRSPAHVQALRKLDNGEVDLFAFTEKGAPYLMDGLGMAQSDYTICYTFDEQPLYFAFSKDTDDALINKLNKELKNLKATGAGGLSQFDKLLAEEMRHQKTGSIKKQM; this is translated from the coding sequence ATGCATTACATCCAGCTTTTCCTCGTGTGTTTTCTGGGTTTCCTGTTCAGTTTCATCCCTGTCGCTCAGGCGGAACAGTTTCTTGCTATGGCAGCCCCATATCCACCATATAGTGTCAGTAAAGGCCTACAAGTAAAAGGCATATCCGTCACCACACTGATGACTATCATGCAGCGGTGCGGCACCCCCATCAGTAACCGGGAAATTAAGCTGGCACCGTGGGCATATGCCTACGAATGCACCGCCCGTACTCCACAGCGGATTATCCTCAACGCCCTTCGGACACCCAAGACAGAACAACTCTATAAATGGGTCGGCCCTATAGCCACAAGCAAGGTTGTCCTTATCGGCCGAAAAAAAGACAAGCTCTTCATCAACACAAAATCAGATTTGAAAGGATATCGCATTGCGACTGTACGATGGAGCAGACCGGAAAAGGCCCTGCTGGCTGGCGGCATGAATCCGAATGAACTGTACCGCAGCCCCGCCCATGTTCAAGCTCTCCGCAAACTGGATAACGGTGAGGTTGACCTTTTCGCCTTTACGGAAAAAGGAGCTCCCTACCTCATGGATGGGCTGGGAATGGCGCAAAGCGACTACACGATCTGCTACACTTTCGATGAACAGCCACTCTACTTCGCCTTCAGCAAAGACACGGATGACGCGCTCATCAACAAGCTGAATAAAGAGCTCAAAAATCTCAAGGCCACTGGTGCAGGCGGTTTGAGTCAATTCGACAAACTCCTTGCAGAAGAAATGCGGCATCAAAAAACCGGCAGCATCAAAAAACAGATGTAG
- a CDS encoding PLP-dependent aminotransferase family protein, whose translation MSKKFARRMQTVHRSFIREILKVTADPEIISFAGGLPNPELFPVEAMGKASQEVFANIGSSALQYSTTEGDAGLRAIIAKRYANRGLTVDPDSILVTSGSQQILDICAKVFLDKGDKVVIERPGYLGAIQAFSIFEPEFVTVSLEDDGPNLEELEAAFKDGAKCFYAVPNFQNPSGVSYSLEKRKAVAELTDRYDVLFVEDDPYGELRFLGEDMPSVYSFSKNPGILCGSFSKIAAPGFRIGWVVAEKAVYDKLVIAKQASDLHTSTLAQAIMRRYLETNDIETHVELIKDCYGRQRACMVEMIGKYFPSEVSITRPEGGMFLWATMPDGFSSMDLFDAAIKEKVAFVPGRPFYVDGSGENTLRLNFSNSDEARIEEGIKRLGLSIDSFLK comes from the coding sequence ATGTCTAAAAAATTCGCTCGGAGAATGCAGACGGTTCATCGTTCATTCATTCGAGAAATCTTGAAAGTTACTGCTGATCCCGAAATCATATCATTTGCTGGCGGGTTGCCTAATCCTGAACTGTTCCCCGTAGAAGCCATGGGCAAGGCCTCTCAGGAAGTCTTTGCCAATATAGGGTCTTCCGCCTTGCAGTATTCCACTACTGAAGGTGATGCAGGCCTCAGAGCAATCATTGCCAAGAGATACGCCAATCGTGGCTTGACTGTAGACCCGGATTCCATTCTCGTGACTTCGGGTTCGCAGCAGATTCTTGATATCTGTGCCAAAGTGTTTCTGGATAAGGGAGACAAGGTTGTTATCGAGCGGCCAGGTTATCTTGGAGCCATTCAGGCTTTTTCCATCTTTGAACCTGAGTTCGTGACCGTATCTCTTGAAGATGATGGCCCGAATCTTGAGGAGTTGGAAGCTGCCTTCAAGGACGGAGCAAAGTGTTTTTACGCTGTTCCGAACTTCCAGAATCCTTCAGGTGTCAGCTATAGTCTGGAAAAGCGTAAGGCTGTGGCGGAATTGACGGACAGGTATGACGTGCTCTTTGTGGAAGATGATCCTTACGGCGAACTTCGCTTTCTGGGCGAGGACATGCCGAGTGTCTATTCCTTCAGCAAGAATCCCGGCATCCTGTGCGGTTCCTTCTCCAAGATTGCAGCACCGGGCTTCCGTATCGGTTGGGTCGTTGCCGAGAAGGCAGTCTACGACAAGCTGGTCATTGCCAAACAGGCATCTGATCTGCATACCTCCACGCTCGCTCAGGCCATAATGCGGCGGTATCTGGAGACCAACGATATTGAGACGCATGTGGAACTCATCAAGGATTGCTACGGACGTCAACGTGCGTGCATGGTCGAGATGATTGGAAAGTACTTCCCGAGTGAAGTTTCCATCACTCGGCCTGAGGGCGGCATGTTCCTGTGGGCAACCATGCCTGATGGCTTTTCGAGCATGGATCTCTTTGATGCAGCCATCAAGGAGAAGGTCGCGTTCGTTCCCGGAAGACCTTTCTATGTCGATGGTTCGGGCGAGAATACCCTGCGTCTCAACTTCTCCAATTCCGACGAAGCGCGGATTGAGGAAGGCATCAAACGATTGGGTCTGAGCATCGATTCATTCTTGAAGTAA
- a CDS encoding FAD-dependent oxidoreductase produces MSQHIVVIGGVALGPKAACRFKRLEPESTVTMIDQSALISYGGCGIPYYVSGDVSDAVELSQTSFHMIRDPKFFKEVKGVDVRILTKATSINREKKCVEVENVTTGEKASIDYDKLVIATGASPRKLNLPGDDLEGVNYVCNPDDATCIRESISKGKVSNAVIIGAGFIGLEMAEAFADMWGVETSVVEITDQILPRLVSPALATMGQKHMEEGGVNFYFGETVTAIEGENGKVVRVVTNKRTLDAEAVIIAAGVVPNSDIAKEAGLHVHERGGVFVDEFMRTNDPDIYAGGDCCLVKNLITDQPAYLPLGSMANRQGRVIGSNLAGSESRFDGVLGSFVVKLFETSMAGTGMSLDSAQAVGFDAMSVLLIQLDRAHFYPTKELMTLEMVVEKSTRRVLGVQGFGSSGDAMVGRINTVAAILKSKPTIDEISNLEMAYSPPFAAAMDILNTLANLADNALRGINRGVGPDGFKELWDNRESCDCYFLDCRENADAQPVMDRNPDQWHNVPQGEIYNRLDEIPKDKPVVLVCNTGARSYEAQIMLDAKGYKNVTNIHGGMASIKKYGVDI; encoded by the coding sequence ATGTCTCAACATATTGTTGTTATAGGCGGTGTGGCCCTTGGCCCCAAGGCTGCCTGCCGTTTTAAACGGCTTGAACCGGAATCAACGGTGACCATGATCGACCAGAGTGCTCTCATCTCCTACGGGGGGTGTGGCATTCCGTATTATGTTTCCGGAGATGTTTCTGACGCGGTGGAATTATCCCAGACAAGCTTTCACATGATCCGTGACCCGAAGTTCTTCAAGGAAGTCAAAGGGGTCGATGTCCGCATCCTGACGAAGGCTACGAGTATCAATCGGGAGAAGAAGTGTGTCGAGGTCGAGAATGTAACGACCGGAGAGAAGGCAAGTATTGATTATGACAAGCTGGTCATCGCTACAGGTGCTTCCCCTCGAAAGCTGAATCTGCCCGGTGATGATCTTGAAGGCGTCAATTACGTATGTAACCCTGATGACGCTACATGTATCCGTGAATCCATTTCCAAAGGGAAAGTGAGTAACGCTGTCATTATTGGTGCAGGTTTTATCGGTCTGGAAATGGCTGAAGCCTTTGCTGACATGTGGGGCGTGGAAACGTCTGTTGTGGAAATCACTGATCAGATATTACCACGTTTAGTCAGTCCTGCGCTCGCAACCATGGGCCAGAAGCACATGGAAGAGGGCGGGGTAAACTTCTACTTTGGCGAAACCGTCACAGCTATTGAAGGCGAGAACGGCAAGGTCGTGCGTGTCGTGACCAACAAGCGGACCCTTGATGCCGAAGCCGTGATTATCGCCGCAGGCGTGGTTCCGAACTCCGATATAGCCAAGGAAGCCGGTCTGCATGTGCATGAGCGGGGCGGTGTTTTCGTTGACGAGTTCATGCGGACCAACGACCCGGATATCTATGCTGGCGGCGACTGCTGTCTCGTCAAGAATCTCATTACCGATCAGCCGGCCTATCTGCCGCTCGGCTCCATGGCCAACCGCCAGGGACGTGTCATCGGTTCAAATCTCGCCGGTAGCGAAAGCCGGTTTGATGGAGTTCTCGGTTCTTTTGTGGTCAAGTTGTTTGAGACATCCATGGCCGGGACCGGCATGAGTCTTGATTCTGCTCAGGCTGTCGGATTCGATGCCATGAGCGTGCTGCTTATTCAGCTCGATCGTGCGCATTTTTATCCTACAAAAGAGCTCATGACACTTGAAATGGTCGTGGAGAAATCCACACGACGTGTGCTTGGCGTGCAGGGATTCGGTAGCTCCGGTGACGCTATGGTTGGCCGTATCAATACTGTGGCCGCCATTCTCAAGTCCAAGCCGACTATCGATGAAATCTCCAACCTTGAAATGGCCTACTCCCCGCCGTTTGCTGCAGCCATGGACATTCTCAATACCTTGGCCAATCTGGCTGACAACGCATTGCGTGGTATTAATCGTGGTGTTGGTCCCGATGGGTTCAAAGAACTCTGGGACAATCGTGAGTCTTGTGACTGTTACTTCCTTGACTGTCGTGAGAATGCTGATGCGCAGCCGGTCATGGACCGCAATCCAGACCAGTGGCATAACGTGCCCCAGGGCGAGATCTACAATCGTCTGGACGAGATTCCCAAGGACAAGCCCGTAGTGCTTGTGTGCAATACCGGCGCACGGTCGTACGAAGCGCAAATCATGCTCGATGCCAAAGGCTATAAGAATGTTACCAACATTCATGGCGGCATGGCTTCTATCAAGAAGTATGGAGTTGATATCTAG